DNA sequence from the Acidobacteriota bacterium genome:
TCTCCCGCCAAGTGGCATCTAGCCCACACCACCTGGTTCTTCGAGACCTTCGTGGTGGACCGCCAGATCGAGGACTACCACCCCTTCCACCCCCACTTTCAGACCCTCTACAACTCCTACTACAATGCCGTCGGCCGGCCTCATCCGCGGCCCCAGCGGGGATTGATTACGCGGCCTTCCCTCAAGCAGGTTTTCGATTACCGCAACCATGTCGACGCCCTGATTCACGACTTGCTGCACAACCAACGGCTGGACCGTGAGGCAAGAGCCGTCATGGAGATCGGATTGCAGCACGAGCAGCAGCATCAGGAGCTGATTCTGACCGATGTCAAGCATCTGCTCTCGCGCAATCCGCTCCTGCCGGCCTACGACGATCTGGCGCTGCCCCTGGGCCGTGCTTCAGGTCCCATGCAGTGGTTCGATTACCCGCAAGGACTGCGCGAGGTGGGATTTGAGGGCGATGGATTCGCCTACGACAACGAATCGCCCCGCCACACCGTCTTCCTGCAGGCCTTTCAGTTGGCTTCGCGCCTGGTGAGCAACGCCGAGTTCCTGGAATTCATGGAGGATGACGGTTACGGGCGGCACGAACTGTGGCTGTCGGAAGGTTGGGATACGGTCCAGCGGGAAGGCTGGAGTCACCCCTTCTACTGGCAGCGCCGCCAGGACCAATGGCAGGAGTTCACTCTGGGCGGCCTGCGTCCGCTCGACCCCCAGTCCCCGGTGTGTCACATCAGCTACTTCGAAGCCGACGCCTATGCCCGCTGGGCCGGAGCACGCTTGCCCCGCGAGGAAGAGTGGGAAGCCGTTGCCGCAGGAGAAGAGATCGAAGGCAACTTCGTAGACGACGAGCTGCTGCATCCTGCGGCTCCCGTTGAGGACGCCGATTCCGGCCGGCCATTGCAGCTTTTCGGCGACGTCTGGGAGTGGACCGGGAGTTCCTACAGTCCTTATCCCGGCTATCGGGCCGCCGAAGGCGCTTTGGGCGAGTACAACGGCAAGTTCATGTGCAACCAGTACGTGCTCAGGGGAGGGTCCTGCGCCACTTCCCGCAACCACATCCGTGCCACCTACCGCAACTTCTTCCCGGCCTCGGCGCGCTGGCAGTTTTCTGGACTGCGGCTGGCCCGCGATCTGAGCTGAGCAAGGCGCCGGCCTTGGACAGAGTCCGTCGCCCCGACGTCGTTCGACCGGCAGGCTTGACGGACTCGCTTCCCGCCTTCAAACTGGCTCGGCCATGCACAAGTCTCTTCCGGCGGGTTTGGCCGCTGCTCTACTTCTCTGCTTATTGCCGTATTTGGCATGTTCGAACCAAGGCAATCCACCGTCCGCCCTCATCTTGATCAGCTTCGACGGCTTTCGCTGGGACTATCTCGATCATGCCGAGACGCCCAATTTCGACCGCCTGACTTCCCACGGGATTCGGGCCCGCGGACTGATTCCGGTCTTTCCCACCAAGACCTTCCCCAACCACTACAGCATCGTGACGGGCCTTTATCCGGCCAATCACGGCGTGGTCGCCAACGTCTTCTACGACCCTGAGTACGATGAGCACTTTCGGGCCGGCACTCGGGAAGCGGCTCAAGAGGAGCGTTGGTGGGGCGGAGAGCCGCTGTGGGTCAGCGCCGAGCGGCAGGGGCTCAAGACGGCGCCCAAGTTCTGGCCCGGCAATGAAGCCCCTGTCCAGGGGGTGCGGCCCAGCTACTCGATGCCCTACCAGCACGGGATGCCCAATCCCGAGCGGGTCGAGCAGGTGCTGGAGTGGCTCGACTTGCCCGTTGCTCAGCGGCCCTCCTTCATCACCCTCTATTTTTCAATGGTCGACAGCGCCGGGCACGCCTATGGTCCCGACTCGCCTCAGGTGACCGAGAAGGTCGTCGAGGCCGATCAGCTCTTGGGACAGCTATGGGAGGGTCTGGAGCAGCGCAGTCTTTTGCAAAGCGTCAACATCCTCATCGTCTCCGATCACGGCATGGTCGCCACCTCGCCCCTCAGGGCCGTGGCCCTGGACGACTATGTCGACCTGGAAAAAGCCAACGTGGTTCACTGGGCGCCCGCCACCGGACTGTGGCCGTCCGAGGAGAACTTGCAGGAAGTCGCCGCTGCGGCGGCTCAAGTCCCCCACACCCGTCTGCTCAGCGGCCAGGAGCTGAAAGAGCATTTCAACTACGCCGGACACCGGCGCATCCCTCCCCTCCTGCTGCTGGCCGAGGAAGGATGGAGCATCGCCACCTCGCAGTTCATCAAAGAGAACCCGGAGCGCCTGCAAGGCGGCTCTCACGGCTACGACCATCGCCTGCAATCCATGCAGGGGATCTTCCTGGCCCACGGCCCGGCCTTTAAGCAGGGATACGTGGTGGAGGCCTTCGAGAACGTCCACATTCATCCCCTCATGGGCCACTTGTTGGGAATCGAAACACCGCCTTCGGACGGGCGTTTAGAGGCCGTTGCACATCTTCTGCGCCAGGCCCCCTGAGTCCCGGGAGCGGCTTGTCAGTATGTTAAACTCTCCACTTGATGGCACCCACGACTAGCGCTTCCGGCCAGCAACCGGCCAACCGATCCCGCACGCCTCATTCCACCTCGTCACCCAAGCCTGAGCCGGAATGGAAGGCTCTCCAGGCGGAGGAGATCAACGCCCTGCCCCTGAAGCGCTTCCCGGGTCCTATCCACGTCATCAGCCATAAAGACGAGGCCTCGCAGGTTCTGCAGCAGGTGAGGGAAGCGGAGATTCTGGGGTTCGACACCGAAACGCGGCCCGCCTTCAAGAAAGGCAGCTACTTTCCGCCCGCTTTGCTGCAGTTGGCCACCGAAGCTGCCGTTTATCTTTTCCAGATCAGCCAGATCGGTCTGATCAAGGGACTGCGCGACATCATGGCCGATCCCAAGGTGCTCAAGGTGGGAGTAGGGCTCGATTACGACGTGCGGGAACTGAGAAAGCTGGCCCGCTTCAAGCCGGCCTCTTTTCTCGACGTAGGCGAACAGGCCAAGCGGGCCGGAATGGATCGGGTCAGCTTGCGTACGCTGGCGGCCACCTTTCTGGGATTCCGCATCTCAAAGGGCGCCAAGTGCTCCAATTGGGCCGTCTCGAACCTCAAGAAGAGCCAGATCAAGTACGCGGCCACCGACGCCTGGGTCAGCCGCGAGATCTATCTTTTCATGGCCGGGCGCAATCTCATCGATTATTCCATGCGCGGCAACTCCGGCAGGACGGCGAAGGGCAGGAAAGCCGAGAAAAGAGCCCGGGCCGTGTCTCGGAAACAACCCCGAAGGCCCAAGTAGCCGGTTGGCGGTCCGATTATTGTCGGGGACCGAAGAGGGAGTCGACGTAGGCTTCGGGAGAGAAGCGCATCAGGTCGCCGAGCTGCTCGCCCACCCCGATGAATTCGATGGGGATCTTGAGTTCTTTGGCGATGGCTACCAGGATACCCCCCTTAGCCGTGCCGTCCAGTTTGGCGACGATCAGGCCGGTCACGCCGCTGACCTTGAAGAACTCGCGGGCCTGGACCAGGCCGTTCTGCCCGGTGGTGGCATCGAGCACCAGGTAGACCTGGTGAGGCGCCCCCTCGATCTCGCGGGCGGCGATGCGGCGGATCTTTTCCAGCTCGGCCATCAGGTTGGCCTTGTTGTGCAGGCGTCCCGCCGTGTCGATGACCAGTACGTCCTTGCCGCGTGCCTTGGCGGCCGCCACGGCGTCGAAGACCACGGCCGCCGGATCGGACCCCTGACGCTGCTTGACCAGGTCGGCCCCCACCCGGTCGGCCCAAATCTGCAGTTGTTCCACGGCCGCCGCTCTGAAGGTGTCCGCCGCGCAGATGAGCACCTGCCGGTCCTGCTGGCGCCAGCGGTGGGCCAGCTTGCCGATGGTGGTGGTCTTGCCTACTCCGTTGACGCCCACCACCAGCACCACCTCCGGCCCGGTTCCCACCTCGGTCCGACGCTCCTGGCCGGATCCGCTGGCCTGCAGGATGTCGAGCACTTCCTGGCGGATCATGCGCTTCAGCTTGTGGGTGGTGATGACTCGGGTTCCGCGTGTTTCTTCGCGGATCTTGTCGATGATCCCGAGGGAAGTCTCCACCCCGATGTCGGCTCCGATCAGGATGCTTTCCAGGTCTTCCAGGTGTTCCTCGGTGACCGGCGTTTCGCCCTTGCCGAAGACCTCCGACATCTGGGTGCTGATGTCCTTGCTGGTGGTCTTCAGGGCGTCTTTGAGCCGGGCGAAGTAACCGGGCCGCTCCTTGTAGTTGAAAATGCTCACGGGGGCGTATTTTACCGTGGATCGGCCGGCCATGAGGGTTCGGCCGCCAGACGCCCCCTCAGGTCCTCTCCTCCGTCATCTTCGATTTGCCGGTAGTAGTGCTGGAAGCGGTCCAGCAGTGAAGATGCCAGGGCCTCGTCGTCGATCGACCTGACGCCCTCCAGCAGCAGGGAGGTGGCCGGACGCCTGAGGTCCTTGGGGAAACGCCTCTGGCGCAGGTTGAGCCCCACGCCTACGATGGCCCAGAGGATCCGCTCCTGCTGGCTGCTCAGTTCGCTGAGAATGCCGCACAGCTTGCGCCCCCCGGCCAGGATGTCGTTGGGCCGCTTGAGGCTCAAGTCCAGTTCCGGCCCTCCCTGAGACCTGAGAGTGTCCAGTACGGCCGCCATGGCCGCAAGATTGAGCCAATCGGCCTGGGCCGCAGGCCAGGCGGGAAAGACCAGCATGGAGAGATAAAGACCCTGATCGAGGGCTGAGTGCCAGGTGCGCCCGTATTGTCCCTTGCCGGCGGTTTGGCGGCGGGCCCTGACGGCTCTGGGCCGGCCCTGGTCCAGAAAGCGCTTGAGATAATCGTTGGTAGAGGGCAGGCTGCGGAAGGTTTCGATGGTCTCGAAGAAGGCCAAGGCAGCGGCTCTAGCGCTCGTGGCGCTCTTCCTCCAGGATGGCGCGGACGATGTCGGGGAGTTTGCCGGCCAGTCTGGCCACCACCCGGTCGACCTGATCGTCGCCTCGGGGCTCGTTTTCGGAAGCCGAATCCCCCTCGCCGGACGCGTCCTCGCCGGACGACTCCAGGGAAGCCTGGCGGCTGGCCTCCTGCGCCTCCTGGAGGTGTTCAGGCTCCGGGACGGCTGCCTCCTCATGGGACGGTTCAGCCTCACCCGCCTCCAGGGGCGCGGCCTCTCGCCTCACCCTCTGGGCCGAGGGGCGGCACTGGTTGGCCTTGAGGGAAAAGACGAGGCGTTGCGGTTGATCGCCGACCGGTATCTGAAAAATCATGGCGGACTCCGATTTCACGTGCGTCGATTCTTGGACACCCGCCTCCGAAGCAGGCGGGGATGATCCGTCAGACGCCGTTCCGGCTCCGCTCAGAAGGTCCTTGACCAGATCCACCAGGCTGGCGGGTTCGACCGGCTTGGTGATCTGGCTGTGATAACCCGCTTCTTCGGCTCTTTCCAGGTCGACCATCTGAAATCGCCCCGCCATCAGAATGACCGGCACATGCTGCAGGCTGGGATTGGCCTTCACCAGGCGGCACAATTCGTATCCGTCGATGGCTGGCAAAGCGACATCGGCCAAAACGACGTCGATCACGTTATCGGACAGAAAGTCGCGGGCCTTCAGTCCATCGCTGAAAGAAATCACCTCGACGGCTTCTTCAGCGAAGGACAGCTCGACGATCTTGCGGTTGGTGGGATTAGCGTCGGCCAGCAGGATGGAAGGCATTGAACTAGCGGTTGCCTTCCTGCTTGTTGTTGCCGTTGGTAGAGGCCTGCTCCCCGTTTGCTCCCGACTGGGTCAGCATGCGCCGTTCCTCGGCCTGTTTGCGGGCCACTTCATAGAGGTCGGCCCGGCCCGAGAAGATCTTCTTGATCAGGTCGAGGGGGTTGAGCACCGAACCATCGTCCTGCTGGGCGATGAGGTTGGCTCTGCGGCGTTCCGCTTCGCTCTCGTCGATCTCGGGAATGGGCTTTTCCAACAGCTCCAAGCGGTTCACGGCGTCGTCGTAGTAATCCGAGAAGGGGAACTCGCGGGCGATTTGAGAGAAGTATACGGATGCTTCTTCGCTGCGTTGCATGCGCATCAAGGTGTCGCCCAGGCGGAAGAGAGTCGTGTCCAGTTCGCTGAATTCCGGAAATTTCTCGAGGACCTCTTTGTAACGGCTTTCGGCGGCCGGGTCGGCGCCCCGCTTGTAGTAGAAATTGCCGATGCCCTGCACTCCCATGGCCTGGTTTTCCTTGACCTGAATCAGCGCCTCGCGGGCCGTGGGAGCCAGTTCGCTGTCGGGGTACTCGCGGATGAAACGCTCCAGCTCTGTGTTGGCCTTGCGGGTGTAGGTGGCGTCGCGGTCAGGCGAGTTCATCAGTTTGTAGTTGACGGCGGCCACCTTCAACTGGGCGTCGTCGGCCATCTCGTGGGTGGGAAAATAGATGATGAAGTCTTTGTAGTGGCTTTCCGCCTGCAGCAGCCCGTCGGTACCGCCTTCATCGTAGTAGGAATTGGCGATGGCCAGGTAGGCGCTGGGTGTGTATTCGCTGTCGGGATAGGTATTGATCAGGGTCTGGAAGGACAGCCGCGCCTTGATGAACTGGTTCTTGCGCAGGAACTCGACGCCGTTTTCATAGAGCGTCTTGTCGGGCGCCACGGCGTCTTCCTGCAAATTGGCGCTCTTCTGTCCGCATCCGGCCGCCAGCAGCACGGCCAGCAGAATGAGAAGCTTGCCGATCGTCGGTTTCTTGTTGAGTATCATGGTCTACTCTCTTTTCCGCCGCATCGCCTGAACTATCCGCATGCGGCAAACGGATGGGAAGAAATCTCAAGTCTAAAGAATACTACAAGGCGGCCGCGCCGGCTTGGGCCCGCTGCTGCATCTTTCTGAATGTTTCCTTCGGGTCGTCTGATCCGAAAATCGCCGAACCGGATACGATCCAGTCGGTTCCGGCCTGGGCGGCATCGCTCACGTTGTGCGGCCCCATGCCTCCGTCGATCTCGATCTTGGCGGCCAGCTTCCGATCCTCTACTATTTTCCTCAATTTTCGAATTTTTTCAAAGCTGTGGGGGATGAAGGCCTGTCCAGCATACCCTGGATTGACCGACATGACGAGCACGAAGTCGCATTTGGGGAGCACGTCTTCCAAGACGGAAACGGGCGAATGAGGGTTCAATGCCACCCCGGCCTGAGCCCCTTTGGCGCGCAGGGCTTCCAGCAGACGGTCGAGGTGAGTGGCGGCTTCGTAGTGGACGCTCACCATGTCGGCGCCCGCCTCGGCATAGGCTTCGGCCATGCTGTCGGGATTGGAGATCATGAGATGGACGTCGATCTTCAGGTCAGTCGCCTTGCGCAGAGCCCGTAGAACAGGCAGACCGATGGTGATCTCGGGGACGAAGTGACCGTCCATGACGTCGAAATGGAGCATTTTGGCGCCGGCCTCGCGCATGGACTCGACGTCCCGGCCCAGGCGGGTGAAGTCGGCCGACAGAATTGAGGGAGCGATCAACGCCATCGGCTGGCCACCTCCACGTTGATTCGGTCGGTTGCCGCCAGACGAGCCCCGGGCTCGGGATACTGGCGCAAGATGGTTCCCCGCCGAGTCCCTCTCTGAGGAACGTAGCGGATCTCGCCGATGCTGATGCCGCGCCGTTCGAAGAGCAGCAGCACGTTGTTGAGCCGCTCCCCCAGGATGTCGGGCATGAGGAATGAGGCCGGGGCCTCGCGCGCCACCAGCAAGTCGATTTGTGTGCCCCCCGACTTCTCCGATCCGGGTTCCGGGTACTGTTTCAGCACCAGTCCGTCTTCCACTCCCTGGAGACGGATTTCGCTGACGGCGCCCAGACGGTAGTCGGTTTCCACTAGCCGGGCTCCCGCCGAACGCAAGGTTTCTCCCAGCAGGTTGGGCACCGGCTCTTTGCGCACCCCCCGGCTGACGATGACCCGCACCTTTTGCCCCGCCTTGACGCGCGACTGGGGGGGAGGGCTCTGGGAGATGATGGAGCCTTCGGCGACTGAGGCATCGTAGTGACGCGAGATGACGGCCAGTTGAAGGCGCCGTTGCTGCAATTCCTGCTCGGCCTCTTGCAGAGGACGGCCCACCAGATCGGGGGTCGCCAGGTCGTCGCCGCGGATGGCCACCTGCATTCCGACGATGGCGCTGGCCAGGGCCACGGCCACCAGGATGCCTGCCAGCAAGGCCAGCCGTCCGATGCTCAGGAACTTGCGGCCAAGCTCGCGCCGGCTGCGGGCCGCGGCATCAAGAGACCGATCCCGGCTCTCCTTGCCCGCGGGCGCCTCGGCATCTTTCGGCGCGGTCTGCCGAGGGGTTTCATTGTCGCGTTCCGCCATCCGCCAAAGCTTACCACAGCTTCGCAACTCCCAAGCCCCGACAAGCGACTCCCCAGGGCCTCCCTGCCGTTGGCCTAGTAGTCCTGCCCGGGCTTGCCCAGGAGTGCCGAGAAAAAGGCGTCTCCAGGACGGCGAGAGTGCAAGGAAAACTCGAAGGGCTGGAGCAATCGGGCCTGTGGATCAGAGTCGAGAAAAGCTTCGACCACCTGCTCGTTCTCCTCTTCTTCCGAGGAGCAGGTGACATAGAGCAACCGCCCTCCGGGACGCAGGCTGCCGTAGGCGTTGGCCAAGATGTCGGACTGAAGGCGCTGCAGGCGCGCCAGGTCGGCCTCCTGGAACTTCCAGCGGATATCGGGATTGGAGCGCAGGGTGCCCAGTCCGCTGCAGGGAACGTCGGCCAGGATGAAATCGCAACGAGGCGCCAGCACGCTTCCGCGGCGCCAATCGGCCTGGATGAAAGCGAGGCCGGGCAAGCGCAGGCTGCGCTGCCGCCGCTGGG
Encoded proteins:
- the egtB gene encoding ergothioneine biosynthesis protein EgtB, with translation MSSALKSIAKPAHCAELAGRYRRVRDLSLELVDPLSVEDCQVQSMPDASPAKWHLAHTTWFFETFVVDRQIEDYHPFHPHFQTLYNSYYNAVGRPHPRPQRGLITRPSLKQVFDYRNHVDALIHDLLHNQRLDREARAVMEIGLQHEQQHQELILTDVKHLLSRNPLLPAYDDLALPLGRASGPMQWFDYPQGLREVGFEGDGFAYDNESPRHTVFLQAFQLASRLVSNAEFLEFMEDDGYGRHELWLSEGWDTVQREGWSHPFYWQRRQDQWQEFTLGGLRPLDPQSPVCHISYFEADAYARWAGARLPREEEWEAVAAGEEIEGNFVDDELLHPAAPVEDADSGRPLQLFGDVWEWTGSSYSPYPGYRAAEGALGEYNGKFMCNQYVLRGGSCATSRNHIRATYRNFFPASARWQFSGLRLARDLS
- a CDS encoding ectonucleotide pyrophosphatase/phosphodiesterase, whose product is MACSNQGNPPSALILISFDGFRWDYLDHAETPNFDRLTSHGIRARGLIPVFPTKTFPNHYSIVTGLYPANHGVVANVFYDPEYDEHFRAGTREAAQEERWWGGEPLWVSAERQGLKTAPKFWPGNEAPVQGVRPSYSMPYQHGMPNPERVEQVLEWLDLPVAQRPSFITLYFSMVDSAGHAYGPDSPQVTEKVVEADQLLGQLWEGLEQRSLLQSVNILIVSDHGMVATSPLRAVALDDYVDLEKANVVHWAPATGLWPSEENLQEVAAAAAQVPHTRLLSGQELKEHFNYAGHRRIPPLLLLAEEGWSIATSQFIKENPERLQGGSHGYDHRLQSMQGIFLAHGPAFKQGYVVEAFENVHIHPLMGHLLGIETPPSDGRLEAVAHLLRQAP
- a CDS encoding 3'-5' exonuclease, producing the protein MAPTTSASGQQPANRSRTPHSTSSPKPEPEWKALQAEEINALPLKRFPGPIHVISHKDEASQVLQQVREAEILGFDTETRPAFKKGSYFPPALLQLATEAAVYLFQISQIGLIKGLRDIMADPKVLKVGVGLDYDVRELRKLARFKPASFLDVGEQAKRAGMDRVSLRTLAATFLGFRISKGAKCSNWAVSNLKKSQIKYAATDAWVSREIYLFMAGRNLIDYSMRGNSGRTAKGRKAEKRARAVSRKQPRRPK
- the ftsY gene encoding signal recognition particle-docking protein FtsY — translated: MSIFNYKERPGYFARLKDALKTTSKDISTQMSEVFGKGETPVTEEHLEDLESILIGADIGVETSLGIIDKIREETRGTRVITTHKLKRMIRQEVLDILQASGSGQERRTEVGTGPEVVLVVGVNGVGKTTTIGKLAHRWRQQDRQVLICAADTFRAAAVEQLQIWADRVGADLVKQRQGSDPAAVVFDAVAAAKARGKDVLVIDTAGRLHNKANLMAELEKIRRIAAREIEGAPHQVYLVLDATTGQNGLVQAREFFKVSGVTGLIVAKLDGTAKGGILVAIAKELKIPIEFIGVGEQLGDLMRFSPEAYVDSLFGPRQ
- a CDS encoding biotin--[acetyl-CoA-carboxylase] ligase; this encodes MAFFETIETFRSLPSTNDYLKRFLDQGRPRAVRARRQTAGKGQYGRTWHSALDQGLYLSMLVFPAWPAAQADWLNLAAMAAVLDTLRSQGGPELDLSLKRPNDILAGGRKLCGILSELSSQQERILWAIVGVGLNLRQRRFPKDLRRPATSLLLEGVRSIDDEALASSLLDRFQHYYRQIEDDGGEDLRGRLAAEPSWPADPR
- a CDS encoding response regulator; protein product: MPSILLADANPTNRKIVELSFAEEAVEVISFSDGLKARDFLSDNVIDVVLADVALPAIDGYELCRLVKANPSLQHVPVILMAGRFQMVDLERAEEAGYHSQITKPVEPASLVDLVKDLLSGAGTASDGSSPPASEAGVQESTHVKSESAMIFQIPVGDQPQRLVFSLKANQCRPSAQRVRREAAPLEAGEAEPSHEEAAVPEPEHLQEAQEASRQASLESSGEDASGEGDSASENEPRGDDQVDRVVARLAGKLPDIVRAILEEERHER
- the bamD gene encoding outer membrane protein assembly factor BamD, which encodes MILNKKPTIGKLLILLAVLLAAGCGQKSANLQEDAVAPDKTLYENGVEFLRKNQFIKARLSFQTLINTYPDSEYTPSAYLAIANSYYDEGGTDGLLQAESHYKDFIIYFPTHEMADDAQLKVAAVNYKLMNSPDRDATYTRKANTELERFIREYPDSELAPTAREALIQVKENQAMGVQGIGNFYYKRGADPAAESRYKEVLEKFPEFSELDTTLFRLGDTLMRMQRSEEASVYFSQIAREFPFSDYYDDAVNRLELLEKPIPEIDESEAERRRANLIAQQDDGSVLNPLDLIKKIFSGRADLYEVARKQAEERRMLTQSGANGEQASTNGNNKQEGNR
- the rpe gene encoding ribulose-phosphate 3-epimerase encodes the protein MALIAPSILSADFTRLGRDVESMREAGAKMLHFDVMDGHFVPEITIGLPVLRALRKATDLKIDVHLMISNPDSMAEAYAEAGADMVSVHYEAATHLDRLLEALRAKGAQAGVALNPHSPVSVLEDVLPKCDFVLVMSVNPGYAGQAFIPHSFEKIRKLRKIVEDRKLAAKIEIDGGMGPHNVSDAAQAGTDWIVSGSAIFGSDDPKETFRKMQQRAQAGAAAL
- a CDS encoding PASTA domain-containing protein → MAERDNETPRQTAPKDAEAPAGKESRDRSLDAAARSRRELGRKFLSIGRLALLAGILVAVALASAIVGMQVAIRGDDLATPDLVGRPLQEAEQELQQRRLQLAVISRHYDASVAEGSIISQSPPPQSRVKAGQKVRVIVSRGVRKEPVPNLLGETLRSAGARLVETDYRLGAVSEIRLQGVEDGLVLKQYPEPGSEKSGGTQIDLLVAREAPASFLMPDILGERLNNVLLLFERRGISIGEIRYVPQRGTRRGTILRQYPEPGARLAATDRINVEVASRWR